From the genome of Corallococcus macrosporus DSM 14697:
TGCGCGACCACGTAGTTCCGCCTGGCGTCCGTGAGCGGGGCGATGGTGCCGTCGGGGAAGCGCAGGGCGAGAAAGAGGTCGTCCAGGAGGAGCGTCTCGCCGCTCCTGGCGGTGAAGCCGAGCTCGAGCCGGCGGAGGTCCGCGCCCACGGGCATGTTCGCCTGAAGGGGTTGCCACCTGGACTGGCCCGGCGTGGCCGCGAGCGGAGGCGAGGTGGACGCCAGGGCGTCTTGCGCCTTGTAGGTGCGCACGACGAGCTCCCCGCAGGAGAGCCTGTCACACCAGCCGGTGGCGCCCCAGATGAGGGTCGTCTTGTCGCCGCCCTTCTGGAGGGCGTCCTGGTAGCGGGTGAGGTCGATGCGCAGCGTCGAGGTGCCCTCGCTGAGCTGGAAGAAGTAGCGGCCATGGCTCGGGCGGACGGGGTGTCCCTGCGCGCCGGTGAGCGTCTGGACGGCGGCGATGGCGCTCTGCTGGCTCCAGCCCGCGGTGTTGCCGTCCTCCGCGCCCGGATTGGGGACGAGGTTGGGCGTGCGGTTCAGGATGTCGGGGGATTGGAGGTAGGGCGGGACGCGCGAGTCGGGAGACAGGTAGAAGTCCAGCCCGAGCACGTCCGGGAACTGCTGGAACATCTCGTGGACGAACAGGTTGATGCCCAGCAACGTGTGCCGGTTGTACTCACGCGCCACCACTGGCGGGCTGCCTTCGTAGAAGGGGGCCAGGTCGTCGTTGCGCTGCGCCACGTGCACGCGCTTGTCGTGCGGTGATTCCGGCGCGGTGAGCGGCATGTGGCAGCTCTGGCACGACGTGTTGGCGCCGGGATAGCCGCTGTTGAGCCACTCGAAGTAGGTGGTCTGCTCGTAGGCGAGCGCGACGCAGGGGTCCTTCGTGAAGTCGCCGTCGGTGCGGAAGGTCGTCTGGCTGTCGTCGCAGCTCGCGGGGCGTTCGTAGCCGAAGTTCGCCTCCGTGATGGGCATGCCGGGCCTGTAGTTGGAGGGGACCTTGGGGAGGATGACGACATGGCAGGCGCCGCAGACCATGGAGTCGCGCAGGTAGCTGTGTCCGTCCACGTGCGCCGCGGTCTCCAGGTTCAGCCCCGCCGCGGCCATGGGCTTCGCGTTGAGGCCGACGTCAGGCCCGACGATGGCGCCCGGGCGCAGGTTCATGGACGCGGTGAAGGGGAAGGACGGCGGTGTCTGCGTCCGCTTCTCCTCCTGGCTGACCAGCCGGTCCGAGATGGCCGTGGGGCCGAAGAGCGCTCCGTCCGAGCCATAGAAGAGGCTGTAGTCGGTGCCATTCCAGGGCTGGCCCTCCGAAGGCGCCATGGCGTGGCAGACGCTGCAGGAGAGCCCGTCCCGCGCCAGCGCGCCGTACACCGCGTTCCGCGGCTGCGTCTCGGAGACGTCGGGGAACGGATTCTCGTAGGGCGCGCCCTCCGGCGTCGCATAGAGGGTGTAGTGGTCGAACTGCACGTGGTTCGACAGGGCCTGCCGTTCCGCCAGCGGGGAATGGCATCGCAGGCAGAGCTGGTCCACCTGGTTGGGCTGATGCGGAGACAGTGAGCGGGTCGTCTCCACCTGGGCGAGGAAGACCGGGTCCCTGCCCGCCAGGGCCTTGATGGAGCCGCTCCAGTCTCCGAAGGGGGACCAGTTGGCGGACAGGTTCATGGGGCCCGCGCCGCCGTCCGCCCAGAGGCTGTTGACCGTGGGCTGCTGCCAGAACGCCATCTCCGGCAGGTCGCTGCCCTGGGCCTTCCAATCCGAGTCATGGCAGGACTGGCACACCAGGGAGGAGCTGAAGCTCTGGCTGCCGAGGTTCAGCCCGTTGTGCGCGATGTCCAGGTTCCGGTTGGGCAGCTTGACGAGCTCGCTGCTCTTGATTCGAGGGAGCTGGACGCCAAGCTGCTTCGTGTAGAAGTCGAGGAACGCCTGGGCGTCGTCGCTGGACTCGGCCAGGGGCTGGAGCAGGGCGTTGCCTCGCGGGAACACGGGGTAGGGCGGGGGGACGAGCCCATCCCCGGATGACGTGTCATCCGTGCCGCTGTCGCTCGCCGCGAGGACGGTGGGCGTGGGCTCCCGCTCGCTCGCGAGCAGGGCAACCGCGATGGCGCTCATGGCGCCGGCCGCGACAATCACATGACGTCGATACGTCGTCTTCATGAGGTCACCTCGAGGGGCTGGGGGCGGCGGGGGGGCGCGGGGAGCGCGGGGGGGCCGGGCAGGGACTCCCACCGGTTCCTCCAGAAGGGCGCCTGGGGCCACCGCTGCTCCTGGCGGTAGTAGGCCCCTCGCGTCCGCTGATGTTCCTGGAACCGCTCGTTGAGCGTGGCTTCGTAGGTCTGGAGCGCCTCCAGGTCGCCGCGCAGGTAGCGCTCCAGGGCGTCGGCCGCCAGGAGCGCGGAGTCCAGCGCCTTGGTGATGCCCTGGGAGGACAGCGGGTCATAGGTGCAGGCGGCGTCACCGACGGCGAGCCACTGTTCGCCCTGCATCCGGTCGAGCTGCCCGACGAGCACGGGCACCGCGACGAGCGGCTCGCTGGTGAAGTCACACACATCGAGCCGAGCGTGCGTCACGGGGGCCTGCTTCAGCAGGGCCAGCCAGGGCTCGGGGGTGGCCCAGCGCAAGCCGCGCAAGGAGTCCCCGTCGCCAATGAGCGCGACGACGACGCGCCGGTTCGGCAGCAGCGCGGAGTACCACCAGCCCTCCGGGCAGGCCTCCACCAGCGCGTAGGTGGGGAAGGTCGCGTCATCCGGGAGCGTGAAGGCGCCATACACGGCGAAGCAGCGGTCGCTCACGAGCCGGCGCGCGCCCCGGGCAGAGGCGAAGGGCGCCTTCCAGCCGCTGGCATCCACGACGAACCGCGCCCGCAGTGTGCTGGGGCCCGATTTCGCGCGGGCGAGGTGCAGCAGGTAGCCGTCCCGCCCCAGCGCCTCCGCGCTCAGCAGCGTCGTCGTGCGAAGCACCCGCGCGCCCTGCCGGACGGCCTCAAGGCTCAGCCGCTCATCGAAGCGCGCCCGGTCCAGGTGCCACGCGGAGCCCCAGGGGGACATCAGCGTGTCATGGAAGCCCGGCTCCGCCTGCCCCCAGCACGCAGAGGTGCCGCGGGAGGCGAGGTGTCCGTCGCGCAGGAAGCTGCCCCAGACGCCGAGCCGCGACAGCGGCAGGCGGACATCCGGAGGCAGCGTCTCACCCAGCCGGGGCGCGTCGTACGCGGTGCGCTCGACGACGGTGACGGAGAGGAACGGCGCCTTGTCCCGCAGCGCCACCGCCATGGCCGCGCCCGCGGGGCCTCCGCCGATGATGGCCACGTCGCAAGAGGACTCGCTCACGTGTGGCCTGCCTTGGGCCGCGCGGCGGCCTGCTGGCTGGGGTCCGGCTTGTACGTCCGCTCCACTTCGATGAACGTGGGCGCGGGCGGCATTCCTGGCCCGGCGTCAGGGCCTCGCTCGTTGGCGGGGGCGTCCGACCGCTTGATGACGAAGCCCAGCTCGTTCCAGTGGAAGACCATGTCCTCGTCCACGTCGAAGTTCGACGGGGCCGGGCGGGTCCAGTAGTCCTGGTGCCATTGCTGGTCGTCTCCCAGGTAGTTCACGTAGTAGGGCCGCTGGGCGGGCCACCACCAGAGGGACGTCTGCAGGACCGGCTGGTTGGAGCACTCGTTGAAGTCGGCTTGCCAGGGCAGCGCCATGTACTTGCTGGCATCCCCCGGCTCCAGGCCCAGCCCGTCGTGCGGGTTGACGTCCCACTGGAGCGGTTGACCCTCGGGCCTGACACGGTGCTTGAAGCGGAAGCCCGCGTCCGGGTCGTCCTGGAAGAAGTTCCCGTCCCGGGCAATCCACGTCATCTCGATGCCCGGGCAGAAGGCGCCGCCCACGCAGTTCTCCAGCACGGCGCGGTCCAGCAGCGCTCCCGGCGACGCGGTGGCCCTGGGCGGCGAGTGGTCGACCTTCCCGTCGCTGTATTGCTTGAGGAAGAAGTACTGGGTCCGCGTGAGCGTCAGGAACTTGCGGGGGAGGGTTTCGGTGATGGGGTTGTCGCCCGCCATCTTCGGCATGAGGTCCGGCGTGAGGACGTTGACGTCGGAGGGGTTCCGGATTTTGTGAAGGAAGCGGGGGCCCAGGTTCCCGCCCTGGATGGCGTCATGTTTGCCATTGCCGGTGGGGCCGACGTCCGCGACCCACTGGTAGACGGCGGGGCGGCTCAGGATGGGGAGGAGCTCCGCCTGGAAGTTGGGCGTGTAGTCCGTCTGGAACTGCCCGTCCTGGTAGAGCGAGGGGGCGAGGTTCTTCTGGGTGACGAAGGTGTCGTAGAGCGTGTCGTAGAGCGTGATGATGTTGAGGATTTGCGGCGCGTAGCCGGGCGGCCCCACCACCACCCACGCGGGGAACTCCACCTCGTGCTCCGAGTCGTCCTCCATGACCAGGGTCGCGGTCACGGGCCCGTCCGAGACGTCGTCCCACCAGAAGGTGTTGTTGGCGTACGTGTCCAGCCGGGGCTGGGGGTAGGCCATTTCGTGGATGAACTTCTTCGCCGCGCGCTGCTGGTCGCCGCCGAGGTCCAGGCTGGGGTCCGCGAGGACGGTGTCGACGGCGGCGTCGAAGGACTCCTGGGTGGCGTACCCGATGTCCGCGATGGACTTGAGCGCCTGGAGGATGTCCTGCGCCAGCGCGTGTTGCTTCTCCCAGCCCTCCAGCAGACCTGACGTGAGGTCGTAGTGCACCGACACGCCGGCCTTGCCGTAGCCGCCCACCGCGTGGAGGTGGCCCTGGGCATCCGTGACGAGCTTTCCCAGGCGGGTGATGTCGCTGCCTTCGGGGAGCAGGTTCGAGGGGTGGGCCGACGTCGCGGTCAGCGCGCAGTCCGCGGTGGTGGGCCAGCCGCCGGTGCCCCGGCAGGTGACGGTGCGCGGCCCCGCGTCGAGGATGAGCGCGTTGCGGTCATCCCCCAGGGTGCGTGGGTTTCGCAGCGGGTGCGGCTTGGGGGGATTGCCTTGCGGCGCATAGTTCCCGTCCGCGCCCTGCTGCTGCCGGAACTCGTACCAGGCGGCCTTCTTGTTGGCCAGGTGGACCGTCCAGCGGATGTCCTTGACGCCCCGCTCGCCCACTTGGACCGTGCTCAGGTACGCGCCGGACGCGTCGTAGGCGTGAATCTGGAAGCGCGCCGCTTGTCTGCGCACCGCCAGGTTGGCGTCGCGGAACCGCGTCACGGGGCCGCCGCTCACCTCCAGGGGCAGGCCTCCTGCCTCCTCGGGGCCGAGGTAGTAATCCTCGCTGTCCCCGACGCGGGCCACGCCGATGGCCGGGTGAATCTTGTAGGTTGTGCTCATGCCTTCGCTCCTCGCGGTGTGGCGCGAAGTCGTGCAAGGCACATTCCCCCCAGGCACGGTTGTCGGGATTCCAGGTGGCCTGTGCTTTTTGTGGGTGAAGTCTGTGTTTTGCCCATGTCAGGCATTGCGGATGACGTGTCGGGCATGGGCCGTGACGTGTCAGCGTCCAGGCCGCACGCCGGGCCAGCGGTCCGCCGGGGGCCCGCCCTCCACCCTCCACACCCGCGGTGGGGGCCTACTCACGACGTTCCGTCGCGTTGACGCCGGGCTGTACCTGTGTTCAGGCTAGCCCTGGAGGTGCCCATGGCCCCGCAAATCAGCCTCGACTTCGCCTCGGAGTACGCGGCGCACCCGGCGCTGGCGCCGTTCCATCCGGTGGTGCGCCGGTGGTTCGCGGAGCGACTGGGGGAGCCCAGCCGTCCCCAGGTGGAGGGCTGGCCGCTCATCCAGGCGGGGGAGGATGTGCTCATCGCCGCGCCCACGGGCAGCGGCAAGACGCTGACGGCGTTTCTCGCCGCGCTGGACGCGCTCTTCCGGCTGGCGCTGGAGGGCACGCTGCCGGACTGCACGCAGGTGCTCTACGTGTCGCCGCTCAAGGCGCTGGGCAACGACGTGCAGAAGAACCTGCTCCAGCCGCTGGAGGAGCTGCTCACCCGCGCCCGCGCGGAGGGCTTCCGGCCGCAGGAGCTGCGCGTCCAGGTGCGCAGCGGTGACACCCCGGCCTCCGAGCGCGCCCAGATGGTGCGCCGCCCGCCGCACATCCTCATCACCACGCCGGAGTCCTTCTACCTCTACCTCACGGCGGAGAAGGCGCGCGCCACCCTGCGCGCGGTGCGCACCGTCATCGTGGATGAAATCCACGCCCTGGCGCGCGACAAGCGGGGCAGCCACTTCGCGCTGTCCCTGGAGCGGCTGAAGGCGCTCACGGACGCGCGGCCCCAGCTCATTGGCCTGTCGGCGACGCAGAAGCCGCTGGAGGCCATCGCGGGGTTCCTCACCGGCGCCTCCCACCGCGAGTGCAAGCGCGTGGAGGTGGGCCACCTGCGCCCGTGGGATTTGACGCTGGAGATTCCGGACGCGGAGCTGTCGTCGCTGGCCAGCCATGAGATGTGGGGGCAGGTCTACGACAGGCTGGTGGCGCTGACGGCGACGCACCGGACGACGCTCGTCTTCGTCAACACGCGGAAGATGGCGGAGCGCGTGGCGCACGATTTGGGCGAGCGCCTGGGCGAGGGCACCGTGGCGGCGCACCACGGCAGCATGTCCCGCGAAATCCGGCTGGCCGCGGAGGAGAAGCTGAAGTCCGGCCAGCTCCGGGCCATGGTGGCCACCGCGTCGCTGGAGCTGGGCATCGACGTGGGCAACGTGGACCTGGTCGTGCAGCTTGGCAGCACGCGCGCCATCTCCGTGCTGCTCCAGCGCGTGGGCCGCGCGGGCCACCACAAGGCCGGCATCTCCAAGGGCATCCTCTTCGCCATGACGCGGGATGAGCTGATGGAGTGCACCGCGCTCCTCAACGCCGTGCGCGAGGGTGAGCTGGACACGGTGCTGATTCCGCAGAAGCCGCTGGACGTGCTGGCGCAGCAGATTGTCGCCGCGTGCGCCTGCGAGGAGTGGGACGAGCGCGCGCTCTTCAACCTCTTCCAGCGCGCGTATTCGTACCGGAACCTCACCTGGGAGGAGTACCAGGGCGTGCTGGAGCTGCTGTCCGAAGGCGTGGCGGCGCGCCGGGGCCGGGCGGGCATCCACCTCCACCGGGACAGGGTGAACCAGCGCCTCAAGGGCCGGCGCGGCGTGCGCATCACCGCGCTCACCAACGGCGGCGCCATCCCGGACACCTTCACCTTCAATGTCAGCGCCGAGCCGGAAGGCAAGGTGGTGGGCACTCTGGACGAGGACTTCGCGGTGGAGTCCTCGCCCGGGGACATCTTCCTGCTGGGCAGCACGGCGTGGCGCATCCAGCGCGTGTCGGGCAGCACGGTGCAGGTGGAGGACGCGCGCGGCGCGCCGCCCAACGTGCCCTTCTGGCGCGGCGAGGCCCCGGGGCGCACGGACGAGCTGTCGCTCCAGGTGGGCCGGCTGCGCGAGGAGCTGACCACGCGGGAGGACGCGCCGGCGTTCCTCCAGCAGGAGCTGCGCATGTCGCCGCCCGCGGTGGACGCGCTGATGGGCTACCTGCGCACCGGGCAGAAGATGCTGGACGCGGTGCCCAGCCACACCACGGTGGTGGCCGAGCGCTTCTTCGACGAGGCGGGCGGCATGCAGCTCATCATCCACGCGCCCTTCGGCAGCCGCATCAACCGCGCGTGGGGCCTGGCGCTGCGCAAGCGCTTCTGCCGCTCCTTCGACTTCGAGCTCCAGGCCGCGGCCACGGAGGACGGCATCCTCCTGTCGCTGGGCGAGCAGCACTCCTTCCCGCTGGCGGAGATCTTCGACTTCCTCCACCCGGACCACGTGGAGGAGGTGCTGGTGCAGGCGGTGCTGCAGGCGCCGATTTTCGGCACGCGCTTCCGGTGGGTGGCCACGCGGGCGCTCGCGCTGAACCGGATGATGGGCGGCAAGCGCGTGGCGCCCAACCTCCAGCGCGCCCGCAGCGAGGACCTGCTGGCGGCGGTGTTCCCGGAGCAGGTGGGCTGCCAGGACAACCACGGCGGCGGCGACGTGGAGGTGCCGGACCATCCGCTGGTGAAGCAGACCATGGATGACTGCCTGCGCGAGGCCATGGACGTGGACGGCCTGCGCGAGGTGCTGCGCGGCATGCGCGAGGGCCGCATCCGCCTGCTGGCGCGCGACGTGCCGGAGCCGAGCCTCTTCGCGCACGCGATGATTCACAGCCAGCCCTACACCTTCCTGGATGACGCGCCCGCCGAGGAGCGCCGCGTGCGCAACGTGGCCCTGCGCCGCGCGATGCCGGTGGAGGACGTGACGGCCTTCGGCGCGCTGGACGCCGCGGCCATCGCCACCGTGGTGGCGGACGCGGCCCCGCCCATGCGCGACGAGGACGAGCTGCACGACGCGCTGCTGCAGCTCCTCCTGCTGCCCGCCGCCCAGGTGCCGCGCGGCCTGGCCACGCCCCTGTTCGAGCAGGGCCGGGTGGCGTGGATGGACCTGCCCGCGGGCCGCTTCCTGGTGTCCGCGGAGCGGGGCAGCGCGCTGCGGGTGCTCTTCCCGGACGCGCCCATGCAGCCGCCGCTGCCGGTGCTGGCGTACGACAGGCCCGTGGAGCGGGACGCCGCCGTGCTCCAGGTGGTGCGCGGCCGGATGGAGATGCTGGGGCCCACCACGGTGGCGGAGCTGGCCCGGCTCGTCGTCCTGGACGCGGACTCCGTCAACGTGGCCATGCACCAGCTCGAGTCCCAGGGCAACGTGCTGCGCGGCCGCTTCCGCCCGCTGGACGCGCCGCTGGCGGACGGCGCGAGCCCGCCGCTGGAGTGGTGCGACCGCCGCCTGCTCCAGCGCATCCACCGGCTGACGGTGGGGCGGCTGCGCAAGGAGATCGAGCCGCTGAGCGCGCAGGACTTCATGCGCTTCCTCTTCCGCTGGCACCACCTGGAGGAGCTGGACGCGCTGCGTGGCTCCACGGGGCTGCTCAAGGCGGTGCGGCTGCTCCAGGGCCATGAGGCGCCGGCCTCCGCGTGGGAGCGCTTCCTGCTGCCCGCGCGCATGCGCGGCTACACGCCGGACCTGCTGGAGCGGGCCTGCTACGCGGGTGAGGTGGCCTGGGGCCGGCTGACGACGAAGGAGGCGAAGCCCACGCCCGGGCCTCGCCGGGGCGCGCCGGTGACGCCGCCGGAGCCCGCGCCCCCGCGCTCGCGGGCGTCGCCCTCGCGCAACGCGTCGTTGACCTTCACCCTGCGCGAGGACCTGGAGTGGATGCTCACCGCGGCGCGGCCTCACGCGGTGCTGGCGGACGGGGACGTGTGGACGCCGCCGGACCTGAGCGCACCGGCCAGGGACGTGGTCGCGGTGCTGGAGCGGCGCGGCGCCTGCTTCTTCCAGGACCTGGTGTCACGCGCGCGCAGGCTGCCCGCTGAAATCGAGGACGCGCTGTGGGAGCTGGTGGCGCGGGGCCTGGTGACGGCGGACGCGGTGCAGAACCTCCGCGTGCTCCAGAGCCCGGCGCACCGCAAGCGGCAGAAGCTGCTCCAGCGGGGCGGCCCGGGCCGCTGGAGCCTGCTGACGCCCGCGGAGCCGAAGTCGCAGGACGAGGTGCTGGACTCGCTGGCGCGCCTCTTCCTCCAGCGCTACGGCATCGTCTGGCGCGACCTGGTGATGCGCGAGGCGCTGGCGCCCACGTGGCGCGAGCTGCTCTTCGTCTACCGCCGCATGGAGGCGCGCGGCGAGGTGCGCGGCGGCCGCTTCGTGTCCGGCTTCGTGGGTGAGCAGTTCGCGCTGCCAGAGGCGGTGGACATGGCGCGCTCGGTGCGCCGGCAGCCGCCGTCTGGCGTCCGGGTGCAGCTCTCCGGCGTGGACCCGCTCAACCTCACGGGCGTGGTGACTCCAGGGCCGCGCGTGCCGGCGATGCCGGGCAACGTGGTGACGTACGTGGACGGCGTGCCACGGGATGTCGGCGCACTGGACGATGGCGACGACGGCAACGTTGGAGAGGACACGGAAGGCGGAGGCGGGGAGGCCATGGCGAGCTGAGCGGCGGGCCGCGTCGCCACCAGGTGCTAGGGTGCCGTCCCTCTCTTCTTCGAGGGGTCGCCCGCATGCGTCGCCTGCTGTCGTTGGGACTGTTGCTGCTCACCGCCACCGCCTGCTCCGGCGACGACGACGAGGACCCGAGGGAGCAGCCTCCCTCCCG
Proteins encoded in this window:
- a CDS encoding tryptophan 7-halogenase, producing MSESSCDVAIIGGGPAGAAMAVALRDKAPFLSVTVVERTAYDAPRLGETLPPDVRLPLSRLGVWGSFLRDGHLASRGTSACWGQAEPGFHDTLMSPWGSAWHLDRARFDERLSLEAVRQGARVLRTTTLLSAEALGRDGYLLHLARAKSGPSTLRARFVVDASGWKAPFASARGARRLVSDRCFAVYGAFTLPDDATFPTYALVEACPEGWWYSALLPNRRVVVALIGDGDSLRGLRWATPEPWLALLKQAPVTHARLDVCDFTSEPLVAVPVLVGQLDRMQGEQWLAVGDAACTYDPLSSQGITKALDSALLAADALERYLRGDLEALQTYEATLNERFQEHQRTRGAYYRQEQRWPQAPFWRNRWESLPGPPALPAPPRRPQPLEVTS
- a CDS encoding LodA/GoxA family CTQ-dependent oxidase is translated as MSTTYKIHPAIGVARVGDSEDYYLGPEEAGGLPLEVSGGPVTRFRDANLAVRRQAARFQIHAYDASGAYLSTVQVGERGVKDIRWTVHLANKKAAWYEFRQQQGADGNYAPQGNPPKPHPLRNPRTLGDDRNALILDAGPRTVTCRGTGGWPTTADCALTATSAHPSNLLPEGSDITRLGKLVTDAQGHLHAVGGYGKAGVSVHYDLTSGLLEGWEKQHALAQDILQALKSIADIGYATQESFDAAVDTVLADPSLDLGGDQQRAAKKFIHEMAYPQPRLDTYANNTFWWDDVSDGPVTATLVMEDDSEHEVEFPAWVVVGPPGYAPQILNIITLYDTLYDTFVTQKNLAPSLYQDGQFQTDYTPNFQAELLPILSRPAVYQWVADVGPTGNGKHDAIQGGNLGPRFLHKIRNPSDVNVLTPDLMPKMAGDNPITETLPRKFLTLTRTQYFFLKQYSDGKVDHSPPRATASPGALLDRAVLENCVGGAFCPGIEMTWIARDGNFFQDDPDAGFRFKHRVRPEGQPLQWDVNPHDGLGLEPGDASKYMALPWQADFNECSNQPVLQTSLWWWPAQRPYYVNYLGDDQQWHQDYWTRPAPSNFDVDEDMVFHWNELGFVIKRSDAPANERGPDAGPGMPPAPTFIEVERTYKPDPSQQAAARPKAGHT
- a CDS encoding DEAD/DEAH box helicase: MAPQISLDFASEYAAHPALAPFHPVVRRWFAERLGEPSRPQVEGWPLIQAGEDVLIAAPTGSGKTLTAFLAALDALFRLALEGTLPDCTQVLYVSPLKALGNDVQKNLLQPLEELLTRARAEGFRPQELRVQVRSGDTPASERAQMVRRPPHILITTPESFYLYLTAEKARATLRAVRTVIVDEIHALARDKRGSHFALSLERLKALTDARPQLIGLSATQKPLEAIAGFLTGASHRECKRVEVGHLRPWDLTLEIPDAELSSLASHEMWGQVYDRLVALTATHRTTLVFVNTRKMAERVAHDLGERLGEGTVAAHHGSMSREIRLAAEEKLKSGQLRAMVATASLELGIDVGNVDLVVQLGSTRAISVLLQRVGRAGHHKAGISKGILFAMTRDELMECTALLNAVREGELDTVLIPQKPLDVLAQQIVAACACEEWDERALFNLFQRAYSYRNLTWEEYQGVLELLSEGVAARRGRAGIHLHRDRVNQRLKGRRGVRITALTNGGAIPDTFTFNVSAEPEGKVVGTLDEDFAVESSPGDIFLLGSTAWRIQRVSGSTVQVEDARGAPPNVPFWRGEAPGRTDELSLQVGRLREELTTREDAPAFLQQELRMSPPAVDALMGYLRTGQKMLDAVPSHTTVVAERFFDEAGGMQLIIHAPFGSRINRAWGLALRKRFCRSFDFELQAAATEDGILLSLGEQHSFPLAEIFDFLHPDHVEEVLVQAVLQAPIFGTRFRWVATRALALNRMMGGKRVAPNLQRARSEDLLAAVFPEQVGCQDNHGGGDVEVPDHPLVKQTMDDCLREAMDVDGLREVLRGMREGRIRLLARDVPEPSLFAHAMIHSQPYTFLDDAPAEERRVRNVALRRAMPVEDVTAFGALDAAAIATVVADAAPPMRDEDELHDALLQLLLLPAAQVPRGLATPLFEQGRVAWMDLPAGRFLVSAERGSALRVLFPDAPMQPPLPVLAYDRPVERDAAVLQVVRGRMEMLGPTTVAELARLVVLDADSVNVAMHQLESQGNVLRGRFRPLDAPLADGASPPLEWCDRRLLQRIHRLTVGRLRKEIEPLSAQDFMRFLFRWHHLEELDALRGSTGLLKAVRLLQGHEAPASAWERFLLPARMRGYTPDLLERACYAGEVAWGRLTTKEAKPTPGPRRGAPVTPPEPAPPRSRASPSRNASLTFTLREDLEWMLTAARPHAVLADGDVWTPPDLSAPARDVVAVLERRGACFFQDLVSRARRLPAEIEDALWELVARGLVTADAVQNLRVLQSPAHRKRQKLLQRGGPGRWSLLTPAEPKSQDEVLDSLARLFLQRYGIVWRDLVMREALAPTWRELLFVYRRMEARGEVRGGRFVSGFVGEQFALPEAVDMARSVRRQPPSGVRVQLSGVDPLNLTGVVTPGPRVPAMPGNVVTYVDGVPRDVGALDDGDDGNVGEDTEGGGGEAMAS